In Methanosarcina barkeri MS, a single window of DNA contains:
- a CDS encoding phosphoribosyltransferase: protein MRLSRILAQKVKASGYMPDLIVAIGRGGYVPGRLVSDFLLFNDLTSMKIEHYSRAADMREEARIKFPIPVDITGKKILILDDVTDTGETLNLAVDYVLNLNPASVRTAVLQHKISSNFTPDFYAQKVLKWRWIIYPWARYEDLAGFAEKIIQNRTLDLSQIIAEFKHRYELDLKETELLKILSDLTERGELESTKQDNRKLWSIKK, encoded by the coding sequence TTGCGGCTTTCCAGAATTCTTGCCCAAAAGGTCAAAGCTTCTGGCTATATGCCTGACCTGATTGTTGCTATAGGGAGAGGAGGCTATGTGCCTGGAAGGCTGGTTTCCGATTTTTTACTCTTCAATGACCTTACCTCAATGAAGATTGAACACTACTCAAGAGCTGCGGACATGCGGGAAGAAGCAAGGATAAAATTCCCTATTCCTGTGGATATAACAGGAAAAAAAATCTTGATTCTCGATGACGTAACCGATACAGGCGAGACACTTAATCTTGCAGTAGATTACGTTTTAAACCTTAATCCTGCATCTGTCAGGACTGCAGTGCTCCAGCATAAAATCTCCTCGAATTTCACGCCTGATTTTTATGCCCAGAAGGTTCTCAAATGGCGCTGGATCATTTACCCCTGGGCCAGGTATGAAGATCTGGCAGGGTTTGCAGAAAAAATTATTCAGAATAGGACCCTCGATCTCTCTCAAATTATAGCCGAGTTTAAGCACAGGTATGAACTGGATCTCAAGGAAACTGAACTTTTAAAAATTTTAAGCGATCTAACGGAAAGGGGTGAGCTTGAAAGCACAAAACAGGATAACAGAAAGCTATGGAGCATCAAGAAGTAG